Part of the Haliotis asinina isolate JCU_RB_2024 chromosome 8, JCU_Hal_asi_v2, whole genome shotgun sequence genome is shown below.
ATACAAAGTGACATATTGTTCTATTGATAAGTGATGCATGTTTGTCAATGTAAGTACGAATGTTAGCATGCTTTACTACCGACGGAGCACCGAATGTATAGCACGCACTGACTGCTTCTCTTACAACCACCGATATGTATCCATTAGTCTTGTTTAAGTGTTAGTAACTGAATATACTTTTGTTGCAGTACGCGCCGTATGTGTCCATACAACGAAATGGATCCGTTGTCAAATTCGACGGTCTGTGCGTCGATCTGCTTTCGAATgttgctaaagccctaaatttTACGTAAGTAAAAAATTACAACAATATATCCTCCACAAAAATAATTAGGGAtatgtgtaaattttgaaattatgaataatgatctatttattcattgatacactgatgaaacatcaatcataaaataccaatatccttaACTTATTTGGTCTAGTACATAAAGGATGCTTTATCTACTATACCACTATTAGCAtgataaaaacatttcttttacGTATCCAATTTCGCGTTAGTCCGCGTTGCTTGGCGTTGCTTCACCTTGCTTCGCTTTTGACGTCACCGCTGCCGTCACGTTTCGTTCGTTTAACGGCGATGCTGTTGGTGTTAATAACGTGGATGACACTCACTTAGCCCGTCTTTGACAATTTCGTCACTTGGGTACAACATGTAAAGGTCATATGTGACGTCCTCTCTCGTGATATTGTTCGAACGTTACTGAAAAGGTCTCAAATAGAAATTCTATTGCACTCTGTCACTACTCAGTGACCTAATGTCGATTATCAAGCAATCAACGTACACGCCTAGGTTACATAATGGCTTTACATAATGACATTACAGTTTCCTATCACAATGGATTAATATCCGTCTGCGGTATCAATTACTTATCACAATGTATGTTTACATGTCTGCACTACATTCCCGAAAATTGCACTGGAACACCAACACCAAAATAACAAACCAGACACAAACCGAAAACCAACAGCAACGACAACCAGTGTCGGTTAAGATCAACAGCCAAGACTGGTTAGAATCATGTTAgaataattggtcttcagcaaccctgcatgtcgtaagaggcgactgatcgggtggtgaggctcgctaacttggttaccacatgtcatcgtatcccagttgcgtgcTTTGATgaccatgatgttgatcacttgattgtctggttcagactcaattattaacaTACCGCCGACATAGAGCAgaaatatattgctgagtgtggtgttaaacagcCAACAAAGATCAACAGTACACATATGCACAAATAGTCGTCACAGATTTCAGCAGATAAAATTGGAGCATCACCTAACGACTTTATCGCCGTCCTGTTTGGTCAGTTGTAATCAATGACCAAACCTAATGATGGTGCACTATTTTCCTGAGTCCATGTGGGTCAAACCCAATACacaagaaatatttctctgATGGAGTATCACGTAGTTTACATTTGTCCACACAATGTTTGGAGAGAGAATAGAGAGAGAGGTGTGATGGAATGcaacaaaaatattattttgcatAACAATTTACCTTCCACGTACTGTATACATTCATCATCTACTGCTGGAAAAAAGTAACTGTGCTTTTTGTGTTATGTTGCTTGTTAATGCCAAAAGACAATAAAAAGATTTGTGGTGTTTTCCTTATTCACTGACTATTTAGGGGATAATATCGAAATTTGTATGATTTATCACTAGACATCATAACACACCGTTAAAGACACATGGTGTCAAAAGACAGTCGTGAACGTCGGTCTGTTTCATTCCAGTCATGTTCGATAAGGGACAGATTCGGAAAAACAGCTGACCAGGAGAGTTTTGGCCAAATTTACGACAAGTCCAGAACTGACCATTGCTGAATTTTGATAAGAGCTGGACAACATTCCCCAAGCTTTCGTCAATCGCTTATTGTGGTCTACGCATCTTCGTTACCAACCTTGTATCAACGCCAATTGTAGACAAACAGGATTCAGAATTTGTGAACTGACTTTCAGACCACATCGCTTCAAGGGCTGTCGCGATGCCgtgtgtcatacagattctgaaAGAACCACCTTAAATCATGTTATGATATTTTCGCTTTAGAAAATAGCATAACCTTAAGTATTTCACAGTGTTTCTATTCAAGTGGTATCTCACAGACTTTCATGAATGGAAATATAGGTGTAGACCCCAAAGCTTGCACGGAAAACTCGCGCCTTACTATGAAAGTCACACTCGAGTATGTTCCTAAATGTCTCCATGAACCAGTAAACTCACACGTGGTTTAGTAATCAGAGTAGATAATACCTTAACGACGTTTTTACAGGTACCAACTCACAGAGACGCCGGACGGTCAGTGGGGAACCTTTGTGAATGGTTCCTGGAACGGCCTGATCAGGCAACTGCAGTTCAAGGTATGTCAGCTAAAGAGCAGAAAATGACCTCATGTTAGAGATACAATTATCTGTTAATGCTATTTCTGCCGTACTTCATTATGCTGCAGTCAGCTAAGTGGTTCGTATTATGTGTGCCCCATCGTTCAATCTATTACATATCGCCATGGAAACTGTAACAACAAAACATCGTTTCCCGTAGAGATATCAGAAACTGAAGGCATTGTGTCTGGGGTATCAGGATGACAAATTGTGTTAAAATTCTGAGTAACAACCACGCGACATTAAATTACATTAGGcaataaatgttttcatttgttggGACATGATACTGCAATTTACAGCTGATACATACGGGAGACAAACCCAAGGATTGTGAATGGATAATGGTACGAAGGTTTAAAGGTACGTGTACATTATTTGCGTTCGAGGGAATTGACGATCAATGTATTTAACGCTTAGCACAGAGTCTAATTGAAACTGGAGTgccttaaataaataaatgaatattatttcatttctgTCACGTCGAGACATCGAGTTATGTAAGAGAAACGGCAAAACGCAATGTTGATGAAATCGAATATAAAACCTACGAAAAGTTTTAAAGGCATCATAATAAAGGAATAAGTGAATCATATCTTAACCAAGGGGCGCAACTCGCTGTAgtgagctagtgagtgagtgagtgagtgagtgagtgagtttagttttacaccgcacttagcaatattccaactatatggcggcggtctataagtaatcgagtctggaccagatcaacaacattagcatcgatctgcgcaattcggaatcgatgatatgtgtctaccaagtcagcaagcctaccacccgatcccgttaatctcctcttacgacaggcatagtcgccttttatggcaagccagggttgctgaaggtatattctaccccgggaccttcacgggtctcaactCGCAGTATACGTGCCATGTGACAGAATAGAAGGAAACACAGCAGATAATATTTAGTTGACGTGCAAACAAATTACCGACGCATGGGTTGGGTGTAAGAACATTGTTGTTATTTGCACCGATataacaaagacaacatttGCATGTAGGTATCATGCATGTAGAGCTGCATGTAGGTATCCTACGGACTGTACAACTTCACGAAACCATGAGCACATCAAGGTCATTGTTCACAGGAGGTTGACATCGTTCTGGCACCACTAACGGTTCGAGAAGATCGAGAAGAAGTGATGGATTTCACCTACCCGTACTTCTACGATGCTGCAGGTGCCATCTTTAAAAGACCCGGATTGAGGCGTTGGTCGACGTTGCTGAGACCCTTCAAGTGGGAGGTATTGCTGTGTCTCGGGATAGTGGGAGCTGGTGTGACGCTACTTTTACATATCATGGAGAAAGAAAGGAGGAAGTTTTGGGCTGAATGTCAGCAGAGGAATACCGAAAACCGTGTTACGGAAGGCACCATATGGTACATATGGGGAACATTTCTTAAAtatggtatgtatgtatgtaataggCTACTTTGGTAGCGTGACCGCATATGCCATTCAAAAAGCTgggaatattccattttgtgaccatatcactagccaatgccaatgctTATGAGAACAATGGCATAGACCcataacatttccaaaggaatggtatacattttctcatttccccttaatttctctttatCGCCTGTTTGTTCATTGACTTCCTCATTTgcttttatcaatcttgtaaatccgaTATCACCTAATTAACACTGAGTGCGTTAATTTACTGGCGAGTGGCTTTACACAACTGCTTCATACCCAAGGATGACCTCAAGAGCTCATTCTGTGGTAATGTCTAACAAAAGAGATGTTCCGTTTGTTAGGTTCTTTGGctactgagtgactgagttttgttttacgccgcttttagcaatattccagcaatatcacgacgggcgATTGTACCCGGATAACCTGGTTCGTAAACACGTCAATCAGCTTCCCACTCATGACACCGTCGTGACTCTTCCGGTATCACTGGTGCCACCTCACCGGAAATTTCCTATGCCATAAATTATTAACACTGATATTTACGTTTGTGCATTGGGGATGTCCTGAGAGTGATTTTCTATTTCCAGATGAAGCAGCTTATTTTGTTGtcgacccgtgaatgtcccggggtagaataagccttcagcaacgcatgcttgccataaaaggcgactaacgggatcaggtggtcagactcgctgacacatgtcataggttcccaattgcgcaaaccgatgctcatgttgttgatcacgggattgtctggtccacactcgataatttacagaccgccgccatatagctagaagtattgctaagtgcgacataaaactcactcactcactcactcattcaatatgTTGTCAGATTCCAGAATAGCGCCTGTTACCCAATTTAAATGATTGCACCAACCGCACGATCGTTGAAGTCATATAGAGATTTTTGTTGATCAAAATAACCATCAGTCGGCTGCAAGATTAACATAGTACAGCGAGcaactttagttttacgccacaatattccagctatatggatcagacaatccactgatcaacagcatgagcatcaatgcaTGCATTTGtaatacaatggcatgtgtcagccaagtcagcaaatctgaaCACCCGATCGCATTAGTAACCTCTCACGACAAgtttgggttgttgaagatcaaatctaacccggatcttcacgggttgcaaGATTAACGAGGTTGCAAGGCCCGTTTGCGACCACTAAGCACAGTTGGAAGTCTGTGGGTGAATGCGGTAATCCATGCAAGTCAGAGACGCCGCTGAGTGTTCGGAAAGCAAACTGAAAGTATAACACACTGTACAGCGAAAAGGACTAGATACTTTCAGTTTGCATGGAGTGTCGAGTGTCCTTAATACCAAAACGTCAGCCTCATGTTACACAAACTGAAGTCACGTCAAACGAATGCATCAAACTGCGTGCCTTGTGTATTTAAATGCTCAGTGGAGGTGTTTAATCTCATTCATCCCTATTAATCGGACACATGCCTGGTGGGCAAATATTGCTGTCTGGTAATGGATATGTGGGCATTATCAACAAGCCGCCGCCGTCTGTATTGTCCTTCACTCAGTCGTATTATGTAACATTAAGAGGCCTTCCCGATAGTATTCGATCCCCCACATGGATGTGATATTAATGTGTGATGcctatttccggtgtccccaggtaatattgctggaatattgctaaagtggcgaATAACTAAACTTCCTCCCTCACTTCCTGATAGTTCAAATCTTcgtagggcggtggggtagccttgtggttaaagcgttcgtccgTCAAGCTTAAGACAGAGGTTCGTTTCCCCATATGGTTACCGTGTGCGAAGCCCAAGACTGATGTATCCCCGGATTCTGCaatttgctgaaagtggcgtaacaaatgaaaacatcgaTTACACAACAATCTCATTTCCTGTTGACTGGGTTCGGTGTAACGAGTGAGCCAGGTGCACTGTGAACctttttacgacctcatcaaacatgAACAGTCTGACGAAACaagaaattggaattcagtgtaaccaaaGTAGTTTGCGATGTCTGTTTTCACTTTGATTCGGCTCGAGAGTGTTTTGGTATGACCATACTCCCTTAATACAccatacaatacaaaacaacatcatAAACTTCCTAACAAACTTAACGTCATACCACGTTCAAGATATTGACTTGGAATGTAGTCCATGGCAACACTTACTGACCACAGAAATTTAACGTTTAGCACTTGCAATGTATCATATCATTTTATGAAAAATACGTTGATCGCATTCATGACAATTTAAAAGCTCCTGGCATTACTGACAGTACGAGTTTGTAATTCAACACGATTCGCAGAGAGCCCATTTTCTAAGCATATATCGGTAGCATTTAGCAAATAAACGAAATGCAGCCTATGGACAAAAGTGGTTCTGTTCCATAGTGGTATGTCAATAAAATCTGACTATTCCAAATTATGTTCCAAACACGAGGGCCGACACTCCAACAGTAGTGCAGCGCAATCACTACCTACACACCCAAAGGGAATATTTACACTTAAATAATCAACAGACATTTGCATGTACACTCATGGTCAATACGAACATGCTCCTGATTAAAAGGAGccatttaatttcattttctgAGACACTTTGCATACAAGTTATGGCGAAATGTCTACTTTCATTCCTAATTAGAAATTTACTTTCCAAACGAGAATAAATGTGAGATAAAACAGGCATTAAGCTTCCCTGTGACATAAAGTGGTTTAGTGTTTACTGTCAACATGGACATGTATTTACATTAATTCCATATCATGATAACAGGTATCAATATCATTGAATAAATGGCCTGTTACCCCGAGAATATAATTAACCAATATCCTTTTCAACATAATCCTAGTGATACTGACATTTCCGTCAATGTAACTAGAAATATCCCTTCCAAATTTAAGTAGCATACTGTTAACATTTTTAatcacagaataaaattaagcAATGTCCTCAAGGTTCTACTACACTAAATCAGAACCACTTCAATCAGCGTATAACTAGATTGTCCCTTTCCAATTCTGAGCAGTATATCAATCAATACAAATTTAATGCTTTCAGGAAGCTACGAACAGCCTGTGACGACCAGTGGCCGCGTCCTCGTGTCATTTCTGTCTCTGTTCTGCATCATTGTATCGGCGGCCTACAGCGGTAACCTCATAGCGTTCCTGTCCATATCTCGGGAGTCCGTGCCTTTCAGAACATCCCAGGAGATGGCTGAGCAGACCGTGTATAGATGGGGGACTGTTAACGGTAGTTTATGGCAGCTACAGATAGCGGTAATTACTCATTATATTCTCATCTCGGCCCAAATATATTGCTGGTTGAGTCCTTTGCGTATATTTTACTTTATGATGGTGGTTTCGCTACGTTCGTATTtaatggttttggttttgggTCGTTTATATTTATGCTTTGGATTTGCGCTTTCGTATTTTGGGTTGGGTCGTTCATGTATATGTTTTgggtcatgtttatgttttggatTTGTCCATTCCCGGTGTTGTCATACAATGAATACTAAAATATGCAtaaaaaacccaaccaaccaaacgaaaaacgaaaaaaaaaaaacccaaccaaacaaaaaacaccaaaaccaaaccaaaacaaacaagaacaaaaaataataaaaaaatagaaataaaaagtcaaaataaaataaaaagtaaagtcaattaaaacataaaattaaacaaaaactaACATACAGCTTGGTAGTTCCACGTTAGTGTCAATTTGATAATTTTATTGTTGAAATGTATATTTCGAGCGAAACAGATTGGAAGAGAAATAATCTTGATGGATGCCTTCTGTGGCGGAATGACTTCTAAACTGCAGAGTAAAGTGCATGTGCTTTCACTCATAAATTTCAAAGTTGATTTGAACTGTACAATTTCAGAATTTCAgaatctttttaaaaaaatgtatttgtttgtttgatatagAATTTAATCTATCCATAAATATATGTTGTATAGCTCTGCACAGGTGCGTCTatggagtgagtcagtgagtttggttttatgccccactcagcaatgttctagctacatggcgtcggtctgtaaataatgcagTCTTGACCAAGTAATCCAGTGACAGTtacatacgatgacatgtgtcaaccaaggtagcgagactgaccacccgttaTTCGTCTCTTtcgacaatcatgggttactgaagatcaattctaatccggatcttcacggggacTCCAGCAACAAATCGTGAGTTGGAACTCACTCCGATCATGTCTGTTGGTTTGTGAGCACCACAGCCAgatggatttgtttgtttcagaattcCAATCAGAGcgattttcagaaactgtggcAGGGGATGCGCAGtttcagtgagtctgacccGGATGTCCTCGCCCCATCCTCCAGCATCCACAAAAAGAAGGTGGAGGCTGGCAACTATGTGTTCTTCTCCGACAGGTGAGTTTACCATTCTGTGTTCTACTCCGATAGATGCGTGTATCATTATGTGTTCTACTCCGACGGTTGAGTTTAACACTGTGAGTGTATCACTATGCATCGTGTACACTCATCAGAGATATCAAACTCGTAAAATATAACCAGCTAAGCAGATGTATCCTAGGTGCCGACCTAGATAGGCTGTCTGCATTTAAAAACGACGAAGATCCGGATCAGGATTGGAGTTCAGCAGCACATGCTGGTCGAAAAGGGAAAACAAATGGAATTGGGTGGTGAGGCATACTGATTTGGTTGAGACTTCCCTAATGTTCtagggctcctttcacaaagcatcctttactaaggttaacctttcctcccattctttaacattgcacctTAGTCCTTATTGAAAGGTGGCCCAGATCGATGCTggtgacgttgatcactggattatctggtcccgactagattatttacataccaccgctatatagttggaatattgctgagtgcggcgtttaacaacCAACCAAATCCTTTGAAAGCATCCAGAATGGACAAACTGGGGGTACACGACAGACAGTGGGAGGAGCGCGGACAGACAGGCAGACGGTAAGTCAGGAGGGACAAGGAGGGGCGACCACTCACCACCCATACCGTCCCATCTGCCGGCGATACGCCAACATGACGTTGTGCTTTCCCTTGGTAGTGTATGTCTGTTGGCGCTATCTCACATACCCGTACTTCGACTTAAAAAGAACCGAATTCTTTATACTCGAGTTGTTTGATGATTGTCAGGTATGTCACAAGAACTGTTGTAGCAGTTTGTGATTAGCATTTTTTCCACGTTAGCAGAATGTTGTtagaagcagcgtaaaaccaagtACTTCTCCATCTGATGACAGATCAGTGATGGAGATTTGGGCTCAGGAGAACTGTCAACTTACGCTCCTGGACGAGACATTCAGACAGATCACCTATGGTATGGGTCTCCCCAACAACTCCCCTTATCGTGCCATGTTTTCTAAAGTGTAagtatacatacatgtgcgCCAACCATGTGACATATGTCTTTTAATATCCATGTGAATCCGTGgtttaaaagtatgtatataatgTAAGCTCATTGTAAATGGGCAAAAGTGCTTCATACACGCCCAATGCATTGGTAATCGTAACGGTTGGTGGTTATATAACAGGCATCTGCAATGGGATGTACTGCATGTAGTATATTCTAAGAAAATTCGCGGTATGTACTACATGTGATATCTTCTAATGAAATTCGCAACATTTCCATTCTCAGATTGCAAacctatgaagatccgggtttcgaaattgatcttcagcaagccatgcttgtcgtaaaaggcgactaacaggatcaggtggtcagactcgttgacttcgttgacacatgtcatcgtattccaacagatcgatggtcatgttgttgatgactagAATGtgtggtcctgactcgattatttgcaaaccgccaccatatagccgaCATGTTGCTGGGGGCGGCATTAGACAACAAACCAACCGAATCTCAGATTGCAATATTCACAGTTAACACGTTTCTTACGTTTATAAATTATAATCAGTATTGGAGGTAGGCATGTCAGCATGCATACATTCGAACCAATGGCCATCTGATTTGACTCCTTGTTTTCGGAGCAGAAAAGCTCCGACAGTACAGTTAGAAGGTGAAGatgattcatgtaaattagtacATATTGAAGATGTCTTTGATGTGTACATTTATATCCTCTAAATGTCCTTAGAGAATGTGTCAGTCCAATTTACTCCCGAGATATTAATGTATAACTGAGCAGATATTACACGCTTGTGAAGATCTTCATTgtcacacataaatgtaatgTGGAAAGTTATTTAACGTTATGCTGTAATGTTTTTCCGATCAAAGTCTAATGAAGTTCGAAAAGGCTGGCCTCCTCAGTTTGTTAAGACAAAAGTGGTGGCCGGATGCTGTGAATTGTGAAGACAACGTGAAGGTGAAGACCCATGTTATAGAGATAGAAGACTTACAGAGTGCATTTTATGTGCTCCTCATTGGATTTTTCTTGGCATTCCTAATTTTGCTTCTGGAGAATTTTCGTATTCTGGGAAAGAATAAACTATCGTTGCTGAAATTCAACATGAAGCAGAACATGATATAAATCCTTAAGGTGTCTGTATGCCTGTATTACTTATATTTTACACCGTTAAAAATCCCGAAAACCAACCAAGATTTCGGGATGCGGGCGTTTGCCCATGATCGACATGTTACCACCAGGGTATCATATGTGTCACCGACAATGAAACCTTCTAACAAACTGAAGATTTGTTACCGAGAAGAGGAAGTGCAATAATACAAGAATAAGCATCCAGAAAACGGCGTACTTCTGTTCTTTGTGAACACTGCTTAGGCCTAATTTCTTGACCGAATATTACTCATAACAAGAGGCACTAGCTTGTGAAGCATTTTTTTTAGCAATcactgtgtgttttctgtactTCTTTATAATTCAGTGTG
Proteins encoded:
- the LOC137295226 gene encoding glutamate receptor ionotropic, delta-1-like yields the protein MKMLNMNHVVRELTSGPLQARLALYHVGSGKDINAILEEAYNTEEDDIKNILIIGSLRMTRGVLLSASRMDDRSTGVISLTSWIVVLPAAHRHVLEDMAPRPDNVVVVSYPAIEETSSWKTLSSLPWNTLEPSRQNNTPSTLNQNTTCRPWNGMIHTLLYKGKRRELSLVGQYDLLGDVHITEELFPNLKLGFNGRLLTVSTKEYAPYVSIQRNGSVVKFDGLCVDLLSNVAKALNFTYQLTETPDGQWGTFVNGSWNGLIRQLQFKEVDIVLAPLTVREDREEVMDFTYPYFYDAAGAIFKRPGLRRWSTLLRPFKWEVLLCLGIVGAGVTLLLHIMEKERRKFWAECQQRNTENRVTEGTIWYIWGTFLKYGSYEQPVTTSGRVLVSFLSLFCIIVSAAYSGNLIAFLSISRESVPFRTSQEMAEQTVYRWGTVNGSLWQLQIANSNQSDFQKLWQGMRSFSESDPDVLAPSSSIHKKKVEAGNYVFFSDRSVMEIWAQENCQLTLLDETFRQITYGMGLPNNSPYRAMFSKVLMKFEKAGLLSLLRQKWWPDAVNCEDNVKVKTHVIEIEDLQSAFYVLLIGFFLAFLILLLENFRILGKNKLSLLKFNMKQNMI